A stretch of the Lolium perenne isolate Kyuss_39 chromosome 3, Kyuss_2.0, whole genome shotgun sequence genome encodes the following:
- the LOC127336721 gene encoding uncharacterized protein encodes MNSLNKVLAKATELGMLQRLARRELVTSLSLYANDVVIFCHPDEAELRAVRGILELFGQASGLRTNFAKCSVFPIACNNEEADGAAEFMECQLAPFPIKYLGIPLSTTRLTTVSFQPLLDRLADKLPTWSASMMPRAGRLALIRAALAAIPLHQLMVLGLNKKRLKQVNKILRGFLWVGRAEANGGNNHMNWARVCRPLNLGGLRIPDLARMATSLRVRWLLRMRTDPPRPWRGLDMQFSKAELDIFAASTSMVVGNGESALFWEDLWMDGRSIKEMAPEVYELVPKRRRKARMVREALLDLCAAVGLAKRVLANGGTRHDDLVVDDGWCWTGEKLARRGLPHAPRCPLCDQSEETMPHLLPGCSFSRTIWFEVLSWIRSTSEPPSEGDFVEWWSLVVRTTPRQLLKGTSSIIMLTAWWIWKHRNAAIFDNAQPSVRSLFNDIRTEARQWVDAGARGVRQLLS; translated from the exons ATGAACTCGCTCAACAAGGTGTTGGCCAAGGCCACCGAGTTGGGTATGCTACAACGGTTGGCGCGGCGGGAACTTGTGACCTCCTTGTCCCTATATGCGAATGATGTGGTGATCTTCTGTCACCCGGATGAGGCGGAGTTGCGTGCGGTTCGAGGCATTCTGGAGCTCTTCGGACAAGCCTCCGGCCTACGCACCAACTTCGCTAAATGCTCGGTTTTCCCCATTGCCTGCAACAACGAGGAGGCCGATGGCGCTGCGGAATTCATGGAGTGCCAGCTAGCGCCTTTTCCGATAAAGTACCTAGGCATCCCTCTGTCCACCACGCGACTGACGACGGTGTCATTCCAGCCCCTATTGGATAGACTAGCTGACAAGCTGCCGACGTGGAGTGCATCTATGATGCCGCGCGCTGGGCGCTTGGCGCTGATACGCGCGGCGCTTGCGGCGATCCCGCTGCACCAGCTGATGGTACTTGGCCTGAACAAGAAGAGGCTCAAGCAGGTCAACAAGATCTTGCGAGGGTTTCTATGGGTGGGCAGGGCTGAGGCCAACGGAGGCAACAACCACATGAACTGGGCTAGGGTGTGCCGACCGCTTAACCTAGGTGGGCTCAGAATCCCAGACCTTGCACGGATGGCCACCAGCCTTAGGGTGCGCTGGCTGTTGAGGATGCGCACGGACCCCCCGAGACCGTGGCGCGGGCTGGATATGCAGTTCTCGAAGGCGGAGCTGGACATCTTTGCAGCATCCACCTCGATGGTGGTGGGTAATGGAGAGTCCGCCCTCTTCTGGGAGGACCTGTGGATGGACGGCAGATCCATCAAAGAGATGGCACCGGAAGTGTACGAGCTGGTACCGAAACGACGCAGGAAGGCACGTATGGTACGCGAGGCGCTGCTCGATC TATGTGCAGCTGTGGGGCTGGCTAAGAGGGTTCTAGCTAACGGCGGAACAAGACATGATGACCTGGTTGTGGACGACGGATG GTGTTGGACGGGTGAGAAACTGGCGCGTCGGGGCCTTCCGCATGCGCCCAGATGCCCGCTCTGTGATCAGTCCGAGGAGACCATGCCGCACCTTCTCCCAGGATGCTCATTCTCCAGGACGATCTGGTTCGAGGTCCTCTCGTGGATTCGATCCACCTCGGAACCTCCTTCGGAGGGCGACTTCGTGGAGTGGTGGTCGCTGGTGGTGCGGACTACCCCTCGCCAGCTGCTCAAGGGTACCTCGTCGATTATCATGCTCACAGCATGGTGGATCTGGAAGCATCGGAACGCTGCGATCTTTGACAACGCACAGCCTTCGGTGCGTTCCTTGTTCAACGACATCAGGACGGAGGCGCGGCAGTGGGTGGACGCGGGAGCCCGGGGTGTTCGCCAGCTACTCTCCTAG